One Streptomyces lincolnensis genomic region harbors:
- a CDS encoding DUF5691 domain-containing protein has protein sequence MNGTPTPVDAPAPNAWEELVTAALLGTERRTPPGCPPGPEAPAALLDAAAAETVRRRAGLRPGRAAARVEPAAEDPRPPLPTAAARRLAMLLTDRPGTGGGGRRGTAPDLMELLPQWLATANTQGFAPPPELLPALLDAARGRTDLRQAALAFAGARAVWLARLNPDWRFALRAAPGGGMALPHLEDTDRIRQLWEEGLFAERVALLSAIRAREPAAARELLATTWATERAEDRLMFLDSLRTGLAADDEPFLEQALTDRSRNVRATAAELLSSLPGSALAARMAVRAGACVAVDHTGSTPTLLVEAPHECDAGMEGDGVVAKAPAGRGERSWWFGQLVEAAPLATWPARLGRRTPQEIVALPVADDWQAELHAAWCRAAVRQRNAAWARALLAAPAAPEAGGPGAVSLAERSKLLGTLGGAERADWVAGFISAHGLSEAFQLLGVCAVPWSEPLGRAVVDALNIARDAGSYPWSFSGVMGLAERCLDPSEASRLDGLMAVPDETEDASPGAGGYWAEAFQRLVSTLRLRAAMAEELGAV, from the coding sequence CCTGTGGACGCACCCGCGCCGAACGCCTGGGAGGAACTCGTCACGGCGGCGCTGCTCGGCACGGAGCGCCGCACCCCACCGGGCTGTCCGCCGGGCCCCGAGGCCCCGGCGGCGCTGCTGGACGCGGCGGCCGCGGAGACCGTACGACGTCGGGCCGGGCTGCGGCCGGGACGGGCGGCCGCGCGAGTGGAGCCGGCCGCCGAGGACCCGCGCCCACCACTGCCGACCGCCGCGGCGCGCAGGCTGGCGATGCTGCTGACCGACCGACCGGGCACCGGCGGCGGTGGCCGCAGAGGCACGGCACCGGACCTGATGGAGCTGCTGCCGCAGTGGCTCGCGACGGCGAACACCCAGGGGTTCGCGCCCCCTCCGGAGCTGCTGCCCGCCCTCCTGGACGCGGCCCGCGGGCGTACGGACCTGCGGCAGGCGGCGCTGGCCTTCGCGGGGGCGCGTGCGGTGTGGCTCGCCCGGCTGAACCCCGACTGGCGGTTCGCCCTGCGCGCGGCGCCGGGCGGAGGCATGGCGCTGCCGCACCTGGAGGACACGGACAGGATCCGGCAGCTCTGGGAGGAAGGGCTGTTCGCCGAGCGGGTCGCCCTGCTGAGCGCGATACGCGCCCGTGAGCCGGCCGCCGCGCGCGAGCTGCTCGCGACGACCTGGGCGACGGAGCGGGCCGAGGACCGGCTGATGTTCCTCGACTCCCTGCGCACCGGTCTGGCGGCGGACGACGAGCCGTTCCTGGAGCAGGCGCTGACGGACCGGAGCCGGAACGTCCGGGCGACGGCCGCGGAGCTGCTGTCGTCGCTGCCCGGCTCGGCGCTCGCCGCGCGGATGGCGGTCAGGGCCGGGGCGTGCGTGGCCGTCGACCACACCGGGAGCACCCCGACGCTCCTGGTCGAGGCGCCCCATGAGTGCGACGCGGGCATGGAGGGCGACGGCGTCGTGGCCAAGGCTCCGGCGGGCCGGGGAGAGCGGTCCTGGTGGTTCGGCCAGTTGGTGGAGGCGGCACCCCTCGCGACCTGGCCCGCCCGGCTCGGTCGCCGTACGCCCCAGGAGATCGTGGCGCTGCCGGTGGCGGACGACTGGCAGGCCGAACTGCACGCGGCCTGGTGCCGGGCCGCGGTGCGTCAGCGGAACGCCGCATGGGCGCGGGCACTGCTCGCGGCCCCCGCGGCTCCCGAGGCCGGTGGCCCCGGCGCGGTGTCCCTGGCCGAGCGGTCCAAGCTGCTCGGCACGCTGGGCGGCGCCGAACGGGCCGACTGGGTCGCCGGGTTCATCTCGGCCCACGGGCTGTCGGAGGCGTTCCAGCTGCTCGGAGTGTGCGCGGTGCCGTGGTCCGAGCCGCTCGGCCGGGCCGTCGTCGACGCACTCAACATCGCACGGGACGCGGGGAGTTACCCATGGAGCTTCAGCGGCGTGATGGGGCTGGCCGAGCGCTGCCTCGACCCCTCCGAGGCGAGCCGCCTCGACGGGCTGATGGCGGTGCCGGACGAGACGGAGGACGCGAGTCCCGGTGCCGGGGGCTACTGGGCGGAGGCGTTCCAGCGCCTGGTCTCCACGCTGAGGTTGCGGGCGGCGATGGCCGAGGAGCTGGGGGCGGTGTGA
- a CDS encoding cobalamin B12-binding domain-containing protein: MGVAAGPIRVVVAKPGLDGHDRGAKVIARALRDAGMEVIYTGLHQTPEQIVDTAIQEDADAIGLSILSGAHNTLFAAVIDLLKEREAEDILVFGGGIIPEADIRPLKEKGVAEIFTPGATTQSIVDWVREHVQQPAGA; the protein is encoded by the coding sequence ATGGGTGTGGCAGCCGGTCCGATCCGCGTGGTGGTCGCCAAGCCGGGGCTCGACGGCCATGACCGCGGGGCCAAGGTGATCGCCCGTGCGTTGCGGGACGCCGGGATGGAGGTCATCTACACCGGGCTCCATCAGACCCCCGAGCAGATCGTCGACACCGCCATTCAGGAGGACGCCGACGCGATCGGTCTGTCCATCCTGTCCGGTGCGCATAACACCCTCTTCGCGGCCGTCATCGACCTGCTCAAGGAGCGGGAGGCGGAGGACATCCTGGTGTTCGGCGGCGGCATCATCCCCGAGGCGGACATCCGGCCGCTGAAGGAGAAGGGCGTCGCGGAGATCTTCACGCCCGGGGCGACGACGCAGTCGATCGTGGACTGGGTCAGGGAGCACGTCCAGCAGCCGGCCGGCGCGTAG
- a CDS encoding lipase family alpha/beta hydrolase, with protein sequence MKVTGAALPILPLCQRLLPGKLAGLSLALLKATALEIAILAGHLLLYPSGIAQERRAPAPPLPAPEDSATQLPREAKPPVVLLHGFIDNRSVFVLLRRSLAQHGRQQIESLNYSPLTCDIRTAAALLGRHIEEICERTGSSQVDVVGHSLGGLIARYYVQRLGGDTRVRTLVTLGTPHSGTKVVPLANAHPIVRQMRPGSEVLEELTLPAPDCRTHFVSFWSDLDHLMDPLETACVEHPDLSTENVRVSGIGHLALPVHPAVAAGIRRALDTALPGEETAARAGGLTVA encoded by the coding sequence ATGAAGGTCACCGGGGCAGCACTGCCCATTCTTCCGCTCTGTCAGCGCCTGCTCCCGGGCAAGCTGGCGGGCCTCTCCCTGGCTCTCCTGAAGGCGACCGCCCTGGAGATCGCGATCCTCGCCGGCCACCTCCTTCTCTATCCCTCCGGTATCGCACAGGAGCGCCGCGCCCCCGCGCCCCCGCTCCCCGCACCGGAGGACAGCGCGACCCAGCTGCCCAGGGAGGCCAAGCCTCCGGTCGTGCTGCTGCACGGGTTCATCGACAACCGCTCGGTCTTCGTGCTGCTGCGCCGCAGCCTCGCCCAGCACGGCAGGCAGCAGATCGAGTCGCTCAACTACTCCCCGCTGACCTGCGACATCCGTACCGCGGCGGCACTGCTCGGCCGGCACATAGAGGAGATCTGCGAGCGCACGGGCAGCTCGCAGGTCGACGTGGTCGGACACAGCCTGGGCGGCCTGATCGCGCGGTACTACGTGCAGCGCCTCGGCGGCGACACGCGCGTACGAACCCTGGTCACGCTCGGCACGCCGCACTCCGGCACCAAGGTGGTGCCCCTGGCCAACGCGCACCCCATCGTGCGCCAGATGCGCCCCGGCTCAGAGGTGCTCGAGGAGCTCACTCTGCCCGCGCCGGACTGCCGTACGCACTTCGTCAGCTTCTGGAGCGATCTGGACCATCTGATGGACCCGCTGGAGACCGCCTGCGTCGAGCACCCGGACCTGTCCACGGAGAACGTGCGGGTCAGCGGCATCGGGCATCTCGCCCTGCCCGTGCACCCCGCCGTCGCGGCCGGGATACGCCGAGCTCTCGACACGGCTCTTCCGGGAGAGGAAACAGCGGCGCGCGCCGGCGGTCTGACCGTGGCCTAG